From a region of the Falco peregrinus isolate bFalPer1 chromosome 5, bFalPer1.pri, whole genome shotgun sequence genome:
- the LOC106112133 gene encoding mesothelin-like protein has protein sequence MVRAAPAPAAVALCLCFSADLVKAAVAALTIGAVLSATEQHTDLSAPALQSFQCIPASDLPAADILAFAQGLQNRTAELSSAQLSCLARLLAARNLTADFGQYPPDLLLFFDLTEVRGGTCGAFYARASRGNLDLLPRGSARRTGLLHGALACLGVRSSRLRPEQLNSLGALVCDMEPETIVASDPSVLESLKLCPALTGAQRDALNAVLLGGGTVYGDPSSWDLQTLQNLGPLVLALNQTTLNLVAEAAREAFGSSITAAYSSQGRSQRQKSLTLLRAFAAASASRPRLKRSTDREPPGDLLPLPAGCLSAPITARTIAGPFLLIDYDTREQFDLCLSNEVLKANLGALLEQPLTVEYLLVVKAKLEQIYPLGIPEEQLKLLGPLSRQYTVQEISLWPVTSSDTLSALLNPSDGKWGAPQVQQLLSRYLTLGGTLTGPLLRKIGGRHLCNLQEERINQISPEAIQTAGQLNISSCSQTKKDQLYRKARVAFAGQAGTRAYYCRIWPYLGGAPAKDLKDLAQAGVAIDMDMDTFLALNPNELQKLSVVDVKNLLGENLPSLKEAENETSVMRWLKRQSQRELDCTLGIGLQGGTEEPGPTRTAPPPHPTASASITPTATIPSTPPNAYTAATSAARPALTTSSIIPCSIHQSATSHKATPSSVKPNATSPSSVPLPALTRRATTSASAGTTPTTSTPLVSMNPLAPGGTTHPAPATRHTVMPSTLVPNSTSATAATETNLPSHKPTPTPNSTVSTQKSVTSSTTTLLCKTGAPPALLGPSSTTRSGETTKKPPVDVPEPPRPTPGGYINLQPEAGSGSRLSSCLLHVLTTAVGSSLLRGLL, from the exons ATGGtgcgggcagccccggccccagcagccGTCGCTCTCTGCCTCT GTTTCTCCGCAGACCTCGTGAAAGCCGCAGTG gcCGCCCTGACCATCGGAGCTGTCCTGTCTGCCACAGAGCAACACACCGA CCTCTCAGCGCCGGCCCTGCAAAGCTTCCAGTGCATCCCAGCCAGCGACCTGCCTGCTGCCGACATCCTCGCCTTTGCCCAGGgactgcaaaacagaacagcagagctgagcagcgcccag ctgtcctgcctggcCAGGCTGCTCGCTGCCAGGAACCTGACGGCTGATTTTGGCCAGTACCCACCAGACCTGCTGCTCTTCTTCGA TTTGACCGAGGTGCGTGGTGGGACCTGCGGAGCGTTTTATGCCCGGGCTTCCCGCGGGAACCTGGACCTGCTGCCCAGGGGCTCAGCCCGGCGGACAGGGCTGCTGCATGGGGCGCTGGCCTGCCTG GGGGTGAGGAGCAGCCGCCTGCGCCCAGAGCAGCTCAACAGCCTCGGGGCACTGGTGTGCGACATGGAGCCAGAGACCATCGTGGCCTCAGACCCCAGCGTCCTGGAGAGCCTGAAGCTCTGCCCAGCGCTCACAGGGGCCCAGCGAGATGCCCTCAACGCCGTGCTCCTTGGGGGGGGCACAGTGTATGG GGATCCTTCAAGCTGGGATTTACAGACTCTGCAAAATCTGGGGCCGCTCGTGCTGGCTTTGAACCAGACCACGCTGAACTTGGTGGCTGAG GCAGCACGGGAGGCTTTCGGCAGCAGCATCACGGCTGCGTACAGCAGCCAAGGACGTTCCCAGCGGCAGAAATCCCTGACCCTCCTCAGGGCCTTTGCGGCAGCATCAGCTTCCCGTCCCAGGCTGAAGCGGAGCACGGACCGTGA gccGCCTGGTGACCTGCTCCCGCTGCCCGCAGGCTGCCTGTCCGCGCCCATCACGGCCAGGACCATCGCTGGCCCCTTCTTACTCATCGACTACGACACCAGGGAGCAGTTCGACCTGTGCCTGAGCAATgaggttttaaaagcaaacctgGGGGCTCTGCTGGAACAGCCGCTCACCGTGGAGTACCTCCTGGTCGTGAAAGCGAAGCTGGAGCAG ATTTACCCTTTGGGGATcccagaggagcagctgaagctgtTGGGGCCACTGTCCCGCCAGTACACGGTGCAGGAGATCAGTCTGTGGCCGGTGACATCCAGTGACACGCTCTCAGCCCTGCTCAACCCCTCGGATGGCAAGTGGGGAGCTCCCCAG gtccagcagctgctcagcagatACCTGACACTGGGAGGCACCTTGACTGGGCCCTTGCTTCGGAAAATCGGTGGAAGACACCTGTGTAATCTGCAGGAGGAGCGGATCAATCAAATATCTCCAGAAGCGATCCA GACTGCTGGACaattaaacatttcttcttGCTCTCAAACCAAGAAGGACCAACTCTACAGAAAAGCCCGGGTGGCCTTTGCTGGCCAGGCTGGCACCAGGGCGTATTACTGCCGGATCTGGCCCTACCTGG GTGGAGCTCCAGCAAAGGACCTGAAGGATCTGGCTCAAGCTGGCGTTGCCATAGACATGGACATGGACACCTTTCTTGCCCTAAATCCCAACGAACTGCAG AAACTCAGCGTCGTGGATGTGAAAAATTTGCTGGGGGAAAACCTCCCTTCCCTGAAGGAAGCTGAGAACGAGACCTCGGTGATGCGCTGGCTGAAGAGACAGTCCCAGCGGGAACTGGACTGCACCCTGGGAATCGGCCTGCAAGGGGGAACGGAGGAACCCGGTCCCACAAGGACGgctccccctcctcaccccactGCCTCGGCCAGTATCACCCCCACAGCCACCATCCCC AGCACTCCCCCCAACGCTTACACCGCTGCCACCTCCGCTGCCAGACCTGCTCTGACCACCAGCTCCATCATCCCATGCTCCATCCACCAGTCTGCCACCTCACATAAGGCCACCCCCTCCTCTGTCAAGCCCAATGCCACCTCTCCCAGCTCTGTCCCACTCCCTGCTCTCACACGCAGGGCCACCACCAGCGCTAGTGCTGGTACCACCCCTACCACCAGCACCCCACTGGTGTCCATGAACCCCCTAGCACCCGGGGGTACCACCCACCCCGCTCCTGCCACTCGTCACACTGTCATGCCCAGCACCCTTGTCCCCAACTCCACCTCTGCCACTGCAGCCACAGAAACAAACCTCCCTTCCCACAAACCCACCCCGACCCCCAACTCTACCGTCTCCACCCAGAAGAGTGTCACCTCATCAACGACAACACTGCTTTGCAAGACCGGTGCCCCTCCGGCATTGCTTGGCCCCTCTTCCACCACCCGCAGCGGTGAAACCACTAAAAAACCACCCGTAGATGTGCCAGAGCCACCGAGGCCAACACCCGGCGGGTACATCAACCTGCAGCCTGAAGCTG
- the RPUSD1 gene encoding RNA pseudouridylate synthase domain-containing protein 1, whose translation MEPGTIDNLSILYQSSDFIVVNKHWDIRIDSKMWYETLTLQSQLKYRFPELADPDTYYGFRFCHQLDFSTSGALCVALNKAAAGSAYKCFKDRLVTKAYLALVRGHVSQSRMTIRYAIGKNTTEGMTHMMCIDGTEGCENPKPCQSELIVLEHGSYSGDPVTKVLLQPLTGRTHQLRVHCSAIGHPIVGDFTYSHKKDSSPYRMMLHAYYLRIPTGKELIEVCAPDPFVTAMDSNWVPHHVTHRLDETIQELKDKMMQKGEEEESQEAVLGGREEEAPSEAKSPETEEQRARCEQWLAEWALE comes from the exons ATGGAGCCGGGCACCATCGACAACCTGTCCATCCTGTACCAGAGCTCTGACTTCATCGTGGTCAACAAGCACTGGGACATCCGCATCGACAGCAAGATGTGGTACGAGACGCTGACGCTGCAGAGCCAGCTCAAGTACCGCTTCCCCGAGCTGGCCGACCCCGACACCTACTACGGCTTCAG GTTCTGCCACCAACTCGACTTCTCCACCAGCGGGGCCCTGTGCGTCGCGCTCAACAAAGCGGCAGCGGGAAGCGCCTACAAGTGTTTTAAAGACCGGCTGGTGACCAAAGCCTATCTGGCCCTG GTCCGGGGCCACGTCAGCCAGAGCCGAATGACGATCCGCTACGCCATCGGGAAGAACACCACCGAGGGCATGACCCACATGATGTGCATCGACGGGACGGAGG GCTGTGAAAACCCCAAGCCTTGCCAGTCGGAGCTGATCGTGCTGGAGCACGGGTCCTACAGCGGAGACCCCGTGAccaaagtgctgctgcagccgctGACAG GGCGGACCCATCAGCTGCGGGTTCACTGCAGCGCCATCGGCCACCCCATCGTGGGGGACTTCACCTACAGCCACAAGAAGGACAGCAGTCCCTACAGGATGATGCTCCACGCCTACTACCTGCGCATCCCCACCGGCAAGGAGCTCATCGAGGTCTGTGCGCCCGACCCTTTTGTCACCGCGATGGACAGCAACTGGGTGCCCCACCACGTCACCCACCGGCTGGATGAGACCatccaggagctgaaggacaAGATGATGCagaagggggaagaggaggagagccAAGAAGCCGTGCTTGGTGGCAGAGAAGAGGAAGCACCGAGCGAAGCCAAGAGCCCAGAGACAGAGGAGCAGCGAGCCCGGTGTGAGCAGTGGTTGGCCGAGTGGGCTTTGGAGTGA
- the GNG13 gene encoding guanine nucleotide-binding protein G(I)/G(S)/G(O) subunit gamma-13 isoform X2, translated as MDEWDLPQWKKEVESLKYQLAYKREMSSKTIPEFVKWIEDGIPEDPFLNPELMKNNPWVEKGKCTIL; from the exons atgGACGAGTGGGACCTCCCGCAGTGGAAGAAGGAGGTGGAAAGCCTGAAGTACCAGCTGGCCTACAAGCGGGAGATGTCCTCTAAGACAATACCCGA GTTTGTGAAGTGGATCGAGGACGGCATTCCAGAAGATCCCTTCTTGAACCCGGAGCTGATGAAAAACAACCCCTGGGTGGAGAAAGGCAAATGCACCATCCTCTGA
- the GNG13 gene encoding guanine nucleotide-binding protein G(I)/G(S)/G(O) subunit gamma-13 isoform X1, with translation MAFWVSQKSLLQCPAEPPAPAMDEWDLPQWKKEVESLKYQLAYKREMSSKTIPEFVKWIEDGIPEDPFLNPELMKNNPWVEKGKCTIL, from the exons ATGGCCTTCTGGGTTTCTCAAAAATCCTTGTTACAGTG ccctgcagagcccccagctcctgccatgGACGAGTGGGACCTCCCGCAGTGGAAGAAGGAGGTGGAAAGCCTGAAGTACCAGCTGGCCTACAAGCGGGAGATGTCCTCTAAGACAATACCCGA GTTTGTGAAGTGGATCGAGGACGGCATTCCAGAAGATCCCTTCTTGAACCCGGAGCTGATGAAAAACAACCCCTGGGTGGAGAAAGGCAAATGCACCATCCTCTGA
- the CHTF18 gene encoding chromosome transmission fidelity protein 18 homolog: MAGPEESPGGGFCRRFAAELEVLAELGDGSSPPAGPQLSRLRGRRQPPEELDPPGDSSARKRDRGCAPPGSSPTPRTPKPKRQRLEAVKKLSFGADEDLAPEVLWDAGPETPSAPQIASLDHLKKSSMASLQTTPPSEKKQVLKRPPILEDYINVTSTEGTRVFMVVRDDPSRTGVELPDSLGWNTRRPLHLLGVPFSCLKEQVHEERRRYVLEVSQQLTEIINSCLENKTGAESPEPGGEAEPADKEESARHCLWVDKFTPRHYMELLSDDYTNRCLLKWLKLWDTVVFGKEQAVKKAKPSTEARPPFGRPKEQQNKWKTKVQLTEEILEAELDQHKRPKYKVALLCGPPGLGKTTLAHVIAKHAGYNAVEMNASDDRSPEVFKTHIEAATQMKSVLGANEKPNCLIIDEIDGAPAASINVLLNIINSRDAQGEAAAGTGRRRQREERLLRRPIICICNDQYVPALRPLRQQSFLLNFPRTAPSRLAQRLCEIALRQGMRADTGALLALCEKMENDIRSCINTLQFLHGRGQKELNVQMVQTMKIGLKDQNKGLFSIWQEIFQLPKVQRHRIGMDPSLPTQLLVGDEDLLHLGGMAGFNASSHRFHHILHLAISSGEQEKLAQGLYENFLNMRLRDSSFSSVCLALEWLGFSDLLNKAVLHRQSFQLMRYLPFLPVVFHLLFAATSVPRIAYPSSQYEALAKLNHMQNLVMSMVSGITPGARSRAGQQSLILEVLCLLLDIITPKLRPVNTQLYSQKEKQQLADLISTMLAYNLSYHQERLPEGQYVYKLDPNVEDVCRFPDLPARRQLTYQAKQLIAREIELEKMRRMETLLQARNPGEEPRNGLSEAGEQADAGPAVPPNHHQRLEHIVRRAAVEDKPETDFFGRPLRQQRAAVATAPQASKEELSESQMGKAVGKSDVWFRFNEGVSNAVRRNIYIRDLL, encoded by the exons ATGGCGGGCCCGGAGGAGAGCCCCGGCGGCGGCTTCTGCCGGCGGTTCGCGGCCGAGCTGGAGGTGCTGGCCGAGCTGGGAG ATGGCAgctccccgcccgccgggccgcAGCTCTCCCGGCTCCGAGGCAGGAGGCAGCCGCCGGAGGAGCTCGACCCCCCCGGGGACAGCAGCGCCAGGAAGAGGGAccggggctgtgccccccccggCTCGTCGCCCACCCCCCGCA CCCCGAAGCCGAAGCGACAGCGCCTGGAAGCTGTTAAGAAGCTCAGCTTTGGTGCGGATGAGGACTTGGCTCCTGAGGTCCTCTGGGATGCTGGTCCAGAGACACCTTCTGCTCCCCAGATTGCCAG CTTGGACCACCTGAAGAAGAGTAGCATGGCCTCACTGCAAACCACACCACCCTCTGAGAAGAAGCAGGTACTCAAGCGGCCACCCATCCTGGAGGACTACATCAACGTGACATCCACCGAAGGTACCAGGGTCTTCATGGTGGTGAGGGATGACCCCTCCAGGACGGGGGTGGAG CTCCCCGATTCCCTGGGCTGGAACACACGCAGGCCGCTCCACTTGCTGGGGGTGCCTTTCTCCTGCCTGAAGGAACAAGTGCATGAAGAG CGTCGAAGGTATGTTCTGGAGGTGTCACAGCAGCTGACAGAGATAATAAACAG TTGCCTGGAGAACAAGACCGGTGCCGAAAGCCCGGAGCCTGGTGGGGAAGCGGAGCCGGCAGACAAGGAGGAGTCTGCGCGGCATTGCCTCTGGGTGGACAAGTTCACTCCCCGGCACTACATGGAGCTGCTCAGTGATGAT TACACAAACCGCTGCCTTCTGAAGTGGCTCAAGCTCTGGGACACGGTGGTGTTTGGGAAGGAGCAGGCCGTGAAGAAGGCCAAGCCCAGCACTGAAGCTCGTCCTCCATTTGGCCGCCCCAAGGAGCAGCAGAATAAGTGGAAAACGAAGGTCCAGCTCACAGAGGAGATTCTGGAGGCTGAGCTGGACCAGCACAAGAGGCCCAAATACAAG gtggccctgctCTGTGGCCCGCCTGGCTTGGGAAAGACCACGCTGGCCCACGTCATCGCGAAGCACGCGGGATACAATGCTGTTGAGATGAATGCCAG TGACGACCGCAGTCCTGAAGTTTTCAAAACCCACATCGAAGCTGCTACCCAGATGAAGTCTGTGCTGGGCGCCAACGAGAAGCCCAACTGCCTGATTATCGATGAGATAGATGGTGCGCCTGCG GCATCTATCAATGTGCTGCTAAACATCATCAACAGCAGGGATGCGCAGGGTGAGGCAGCGGCGGGCACGGGCCGGAGGAGGCAGCGCGAGGAGAGGCTGCTGCGCAGGCCCATCATCTGCATCTGCAACGACCA GTACGTCCCTGCCCTCCGCCCGCTGCGGCAGCAGTCGTTCCTGCTCAACTTCCCTCGGACGGCACCGTCCCGGCTCGCCCAGCGGCTCTGCGAG ATCGCCCTGCGGCAAGGCATGCGGGCAGACACGGGCGCGCTGCTGGCGCTGTGTGAGAAGATGGAGAATGACATCCGCTCCTGCATAAACACTCTGCAG TTCCTGCATGGCCGAGGGCAGAAGGAGCTGAACGTGCAGATGGTGCAGACGATGAAGATTGGCTTAAAGGACCAAAACAAGGGCCTCTTCTCCATCTGGCAAGAGATCTTCCAGCTCCCAAAGGTCCAAAG GCACAGGATAGGAATGGACCCTTCTTTGCCAACCCAGCTCCTGGTGGGTGATGAGGACCTGTTGCACCTCGGGGGGATGGCTGGCTTCAATGCATCCTCCCACCGCTTCCACCACATCCTGCACCTCGCCATCTCCTCAGGGGAGCAGGAGAAACTCGCCCAG GGTCTGTATGAAAATTTCCTGAACATGAGGCTGCGGGACTCCAGTTTCAGCTCTGTGTGCTTGGCCCTGGAGTGGCTGGGCTTCTCCGACCTGCTGAACAAGGCTGTCCTGCACAGGCAGAGCTTCCAGCTGATGCGGTACCTGCCCTTCCTGCCTGTGGTTTTCCACCTGCTCTTCGCGGCCACCAGCGTCCCCCGGATTGCTTATCCCAGCAGCCAGTACGAG GCCCTGGCCAAGCTGAACCACATGCAGAACCTCGTCATGTCCATGGTGTCGGGGATAACGCCCGGTGCCCGCAGCCGTGCGGGTCAGCAGTCTCTCATCTTGGAAGtgctctgtctgctgctggACATCATCACCCCGAAGCTCCGACCG GTGAACACCCAGCTGTACAGccagaaggagaagcagcagctggcagaccTCATCAGCACCATGCTGGCCTACAACCTCAGCTACCACCAGGAGCGCCTGCCTGAGGGCCAGTATGTCTACAAGCTCGACCC AAACGTGGAGGATGTCTGCCGGTTCCCGGACCTGCCGGCTCGCAGGCAGCTGACCTACCAGGCCAAGCAGCTCATCGCCAGGGAGATTGAGCTGGAAAAGATGAGGAGGATGGAGACTTTGCTGCAGGCGCGAAACCCGGGCGAG GAGCCCAGGAATGGCCTCAGTGAGGCTGGGGAGCAAGCGGATGCAGGGCCAGCAGTGCCCCCCAACCATCACCAGCGCCTGGAGCACATTGTCCGGAGGGCAGCGGTGGAGGACAAG CCTGAGACCGATTTCTTCGGGCGGCCACTTCGGCAGCAGCGGGCGGCCGTGGCCACAG cccctcaggcctCCAAGGAAGAGTTGAGTGAAAGCCAGATGGGGAAGGCCGTGGGGAAGAGCGATGTCTGGTTCCGCTTTAACGAAGGGGTTTCCAACGCCGTCAGGAGGAACATCTACATCAGGGACCTGCTCTAG
- the LOC106112197 gene encoding uncharacterized protein LOC106112197, with protein MGPLKSEEEQSIILISDDEAENTHGSSVLLVDPQEKSVLEEKRSEEVVDEECELIVTFSKQAYVMPHARYDCTIHPFERTECDTCSPLGKNADICNQCYCYVCDKLASECQNWTTLSLCHCNAHNKSKFWKDKRDFALAGVLVMFNLELTDIDADLRHGGSLLIKFIQDLSVEYSKYLVGERTPPTQQECFCLTKLPPGRCNICRSRNMEVVYRYSGVFALVTSFLDQAEKESPKAAAVMFLGAAKEITLHKDPALSWQNLGQIGSLKIAVPCLLQRITTQLQRMLVLCDFPKSLYEKFILFFQSISLPCHCFGFSNSLNVVPWDHVLLTTVLKGQNVTGQRTQKGRKIFLWEAFPVIEARVEKLVDQNNYKEVVRYLKAVKCNDSRGLRHLQDKIPFYFCKIGDFLNAACSLLYPISGLTCCTACRITPLQFEVYLKMFRTGSVPAGKDMLDSGPWVTAGPPLKDAALIKHALKLLYCSVSLYRNPKCWSSFIMVLGSSSLLERSGHLHPLSLKEPPLDFQKRVLAATGGLLEELKAKINVSLPSAIFSPHLQHEACLILAVQAVQQMLFCDLPYLNSFLEIALAFGNNFWALRLLLEHLSYEENILQGTVNLILRDLDCQKATILKLWQNLGPQYVGEFLCLFLTCRHKKMQSIGLFALNIITENLNTCPWAKHLGNIFDNAGLKHLPLGTTAHHEVSKFINICEKL; from the exons ATGGGGCCGTTGAAAAGTGAAGAAGAGCAGAGCATAATCCTGATCAGTGATGATGAAGCTGAGAACACTCATGGGAGTTCAGTTTTGTTAGTAGACCCACAGG AGAAGTCTGTCCTGGAAGAGAAGAGATCTGAAGAAGTTGTGGATGAGGAATGTGAACTAATAGTTACTTTCAGTAAACAAGCATACGTGATGCCTCATGCAAGATATGACTGTACAATACATCCGTTTGA GCGAACAGAATGCGATACATGCTCACCCCTTGGAAAAAATGCTGATATTTGTAATCAATGCTACTGCTACGTTTGTGATAAACTAGCTTCTGAG TGCCAGAATTGGACAACCCTTTCGCTCTGTCACTGCAATGcacacaacaaaagcaaattctgGAAGGACAAGCGTGACTTTGCCTTGGCTGGTGTTCTTGTAATGTTCAATTTGGAGCTCACAGATATAGATGCAGACCTTCGTCATGGTG GAAGTCTTCTAATAAAATTCATCCAGGACCTTTCTGTGGAATATAGTAAGTATCTGGTTGGAGAAAGAACACCTCCCACACAACAGGAATGCTTTTGCCTCACAAAGTTGCCTCCTGGGCGATGCAACATCTGCAGATCACGCAACATGGAGGTTGTATACAG GTATTCTGGAGTTTTTGCACTGGTAACAAGTTTTTTAGatcaagcagaaaaagagagtcctaaagctgctgctgtcatgTTTCTGGGAGCTGCTAAGGAGATAACACTTCATAAAGACCCTGCTTT AAGCTGGCAGAACCTTGGTCAAATTGGTTCATTAAAGATAGCTGTCCCTTGTCTGTTGCAAAG GATCACAACACAACTTCAGAGGATGCTGGTGCTGTGTGACTTTCCAAAAAGtttgtatgaaaagtttattcttttttttcagtccatCTCGCTTCCATGTCACTGTTTTGGCTTCTCAAATAG CTTGAATGTTGTGCCATGGGACCATGTATTACTGACCACCGTTTTAAAAGGCCAGAACGTCACTGGTCAAAGAActcagaaaggaaggaaaatatttctgtgggaAGCATTCCCTGTTATAGAGGCTCGAGTGGAGAAATTGGTAGACCAAAATAA ctaTAAAGAAGTTGTTCGCTACCTGAAAGCTGTGAAATGCAATGATAGCAGAGG GTTAAGACACCTTCAAGATAAAATCCCAttctatttctgtaaaattggAGACTTCCTCAATGCCGCGTGTTCGCTGTTGTACCCCATCAGTGGCCTCACCTGCTGTACTGCCTGCCGGATAACGCCTTTACAGTTTGAGGTCTACCTGAAGATGTTCAGAACAGGCAGCGTCCCCGCTGGAAAGGATATGCTAGACTCTGGGCCCTGGGTTACAGCTG gGCCGCCTTTGAAAGATGCTGCTCTAATTAAGCATGCGCTCAAACTCCTTTACTGCAGTGTGTCACTATACAGGAAT cCAAAATGCTGGAGTTCCTTCATTATGGTCTTGGGTAGCAGCAGTTTGCTGGAAAGAAGTGGGCACCTACATCCCCTGTCCCTGAAAGAGCCACCACTTGACTTCCAAAAG CGGGTGCTTGCTGCCACTGGTGGCCTTTTGGAGGAACTGAAGgcaaaaattaatgtttctttaCCATCTGCAATTTTCTCTCCTCAT TTGCAACATGAGGCTTGTCTCATTCTCGCAGTACAAGCAGTACAACAGATGCTTTTTTGTGATCTTCCATACTTGAATTCCTTCTTAGAGATAGCCCTGGCTTTTGGG AATAACTTTTGGGCTCTGAGGCTCTTATTGGAGCATCTTTCctatgaagaaaatattctcCAGGGCACTGTCAACCTGATTTTGAGAGATCTAGATTGTCAGAAAGCAACAATATTAAAACT GTGGCAAAACCTTGGTCCCCAGTACGTGGGTGAATTCCTTTGCCTGTTCTTGACCTGCAGACATAAAAAGATGCAATCCATTGGCCTGTTCGCTCTGAATATTATTACAGAGAATCTGAATAC GTGTCCATGGGCAAAGCATCTTGGCAACATCTTTGACAATGCA GGATTAAAGCACCTGCCTCTTGGCACCACAGCTCATCATGAAGTCTCAAAGTTCATAAACATTTGTGAAAAACTGTAA